Part of the bacterium genome is shown below.
TGGTAACTTCAAATCCATCGTCGGTCTGTTTCACTTCTTGATTTTCCACCCAAAATTTTTCAGACATATATTGTTCCATTTCGTCCTGAAAGAGAAGGCGTACTTTAGTGATTGCGCCTCCGGTAAACGAGCCCCAGGAATATTTAAATAGTTCGCCGAGTGAAGGTACGTTTTTTATAGCTGAACGTTGGCCTGTAAACCGAAATGCATTGATGCGTTCGAGCGTAAACATTTTCGGAGTCTCGTGATGCATAGCGATGAGGTAATGGGTTTTACCTGCATTGTAAAACGTCACCGGCGTGACGGAGCGCCATTGGAGTCTGCCGTTTTTTGCAGCGCGGTATTCGATCTCCATGATAGTTTTTTCGCGGATCGCTTTAATGGTCTGTACAAAAAACGTCAATGTTTTTTTTTGAAATTTTTCAAAAACCAATGGGAGATTTTTTATCGTTTCATTATTGCCGAAGGCGAAATAGGCGGTAACCAACTGATTAACCTGTTCCTGCGTCAATTCAATTCGGTAGGAGTGTTTACGTGAATGGATCACGATTCCCATTTCACGAAGCGCCTTCATATCGCGACGTATGGACGTATCGCTGGTAAAAAAATGTTCCGCGAGCTCTATTTCGGAATATTTATCGGGATGTTCGAATACGAATGCAACAATCTCGATCTGACGCTGGAGTTCGTCTATACTTTTGATCATAAGCTATAAAATTTTAGCCACAGAGAACACAGAGTCATGTTTTTAAACTATCTGCTTCAAATAACAATTTTTTCAGTGGTCACATGGCGAAAAACATAAGTCCCTTAGTTCACTTAAATATCTCTGCATTTTCTCTGTGGCCTCTGTGGCAAAATGATCTACCAAAGCGAAACACGAATTTTCTCATCCCGGTACATCGGTTCGCCGGGTTGAATATTGAATGCCCTGTAAAACTCCGGTGTATTGGACATCGGTCCGATCACGCGAAATTGAACCGGCGAGTGCACGTCCGTCATGATCTGCGCGGCCAGCGACTCATTGCGGTACTGCATCATCCAGGCATATGCAAATCCAAGAAAATACCGCTGATCGGCCGTTAATCCGTTTAATGTTTCGTTTGACTTGCCCTGAGCGGTTTTCTTAAACGCCGAGTATCCTAATTGGATGCCTCCCAGATCGGCTATGTTTTCACCAAGTGTAGCTTCACCCCGAACGTACAAACTGTCAAGCACTACGTAATTATTATATTGCTCGATCAGAAGTTTAGTGCGCGCTTCGAATTTCTCGCGGTCTTCTTTTGTCCACCAGTTATTCAGCCGCCCTGTTTCGTCATATTGACTTCCCTGGTCGTCGAAACCGTGAATGATCTCGTGACCGAACGTGCTTCCGCCTATAATCCCGTAAAGTACCGCATCATCAGGTAATTTCTTGCCATACCCCGGGACAATAATATTACAGCCCGGAACGACGATCTCATTTCCTGTGGGATCATAGTACGCGTTATACGTCTGGGGAAACATATTCCATTCATGGCGATCAACCGGATTGCCGTATTTGCGAATCATATAGTTAAATGACCACTTATGCGCATTCATCACATTTTGCGCATACGAATCACGCGATACTTCGAGTTCAGAGTAATCCTTCCACTTATCGGGATAGCCGACTTTCATGACCAGGGTTTCTATTTTTTTGAGTGCCATTTGACGCGTAGGCTCGGTCATCCAATCTAGTCTCATGATTCGTTCACGTGTTTCATCCCGAATATTATTTCCGATTTCGATCAATTTTTCTTTCGTTCCTTTCGGAAGATAATTGGCAACATATTCTTGTCCGATCACTTCGCCAAGGGAACGGTTTGTTTTTTCTACAACGCGTTTCCAGCGCGGTTTAGGTTCCTGGATTCCGTAAATAGTTCTAGAGTAAAAATCGAAATCCTGATCGTCAAATCTTCTGCTGACGTACGCCGAGTAAGTGTTGATCAGATTCCAACGCAAATACGTTTTCCATTTATCGATACCTACCGCTTTCACATTATCGTTGAGTGTCTTGAAAAATTCCGGCTGCCCGACAACGACTGTATCCAATTTCGTCACACCCATTTCTTTAAGCAGTATGTTCCAATCGATTGAAGGAGTAAGCTTGTTCAGTTCAGCGATGGTCATTTTGTTATAATTCTTATACGGATCGCGCAAGTCTTCGAGCTTACGGCTTGATTTGGCCAGCGCGGTTTCCAGTGTCACGATATCATTGCTGAGTTTGTCGGCCGAGGATAGATCGCCTAATTTCTGTAACATCTGAAACATCGCTTGCAGGTGTTTAAGGTATTCACTGCGGATATTAGCGGTTCGCGCGTCCGTATTGAAATAATAATCACGATTGGGTAAGCCGAGACCGCCTTGATTCAGAAATATTGCATATTGGGCCGGAACTTTGTCGTCACGGTTTACATAGATACTGAACATCGCGCCGACCTGCAGTGTCTGTAAATGCGCGACCGTTCTTAGTAGTCCTGGAATGTCTGTAATGGCATCGATCTTTTGAAATTCGGATTCAAGGGGTTTCAAATCCATTTGTTCAATCATAAGCGTATCCATGCCGCTGGAAAAAAAATCACCGATCTTTTGTTTGTTACTTCCTTTGGGTGCTGATGCTTTGGCGGAAGTTTCGCAGATTTCTTTTACGGCATCTTTCACGCCGTCCTGGATCGTGAGCCAAATTCCATTTGAAGATTCTGAAGAGGGGATCGGGTTATTTTTAATCCATCCTCCGTTGGCGTAATAAAAAAAGTTTTGACCGGGAGCTACTGTCGTATCACGATTTGCTACCAGCGGATCATTTAAGTCTGCCTGTTTTACTGAAGGCCAGCATGCAATAAGAGTCATTGCGATCACTGCCAGCAGTGTGAAAATTCGATTCATGTTCCTTATTCCTTTCAAGCGGTTATCTTAATTTTATTTGCTTATCGGGTTTGCTCACATACGTCATGGTGAGCCCTTCGGCGGGGCTCAGGACAAGCTTGTCGAACCATGACCAAGTTTAGTAAAATCAGTCTTCGACTTCACTCAGACTGAAGGGTTCTCTTCCATTTGTGAGCCAACCCGATAAGCACGTATTTTTATTTACGTGTAATTGAACGCCAGCTGACCGGATCAAGTCACAGCGCGAATCATTATTACGCAAAAACTAATTAATTGTTTTGTTTCATTTTGATTGTACTTGGCGGCGATTAAATAAATTATTCATACGTAAGCTGACCAACTTTGCGGACCTTTATTTTCTGCGTTTTAGCCACTCTTTTTTATTTTCTACAATGGTTACGGAATCCTGAAAAATAATAGAATAAGGATAACGGTGGGAAAAGCCTACTTTATGCAGAATGGGGTAGCGCATGTCGTCCGTTCCGGTCGGCTGGCAAAGGTAATATTTTTTTCCGTTGCTATCAGGATAGAAAAAATAGGTTCGTGTCCGGTCGAAATTAAAATCACCGTGTACACCGACCATCGTGTGGTCGAGACTGTCACGGTCTGTGGGAAATACAAGCAGCGCATCAAGTCCTGCTGTGATCATCAGGGAATGCATAAGTATCGAAAGGTCGGCGCAATGCCCGCGTCCTTCAACCAGCGTTTCGATGGGCATTTTAACATAATATTTTTTTTTGTCTTCATAGGGAATGCTGTTAACGAAGTTCAGTATTTTTTGAGCATTTGCATCATTGCGTACGGAGTCATTGGGTACAATGCGCAAGCTGTCCAGAATAGTGTAGAGGAAATTCTCATGCGGCGTCGATGCGTCAATGAAACGCTGCAGTCCACTCTCCTGTTTTCGTCGCCGGTGTTCAAAATACTTATTTGCATTGAATGATAACTCGAGGTATTTCCCTTTTTGCTGGCCGTAAATATAATATTGGTGCGATATCTCTGCCGGATAAAATATACCGCTTTCCGAAGGAATGACGAGATGATACCACTTATTTTCTTCCACAAGTAGCCGGTTATTTTCCTGGTACTTTGCTATGCTGTCCCGGGCGTATCTGAGGTTAAGTTCAAGGCTCATCACACGATCCTTCAGAGGAATCGTTTGATTTAAGTATTCGTAATACCAGGCAGAGCCTGCGGCGAGGCTTATTACCAATATGCTTACTAGGACGCTAATTGTAATTTTTACGGATTTTGACACAATAAAATTTCTTTTGGTAAAATAAATATTTGCAGATTAAATATGTTCAAAGTTTCCTCACAGACATTTCAAGGCCTCAAACTTACCATATCCAGCCAAATAAATCAAATTTTTTTACAATAATGCATTTTCGGTCAAATTTTGAGCGAAAATCCGTCTTTAGTACTATTAAATTAAGTACGTGAACGATTGGAAAATGAACTTTGAAAATAAACTAACTTAATTAACCGTAACTAAAAAAGGAGGACATTATGTCCAAAGGAACATTAAACAAAGCCGTATTGATCGGACGATTGGGGAAAGACCCTGACGTGCATTATACGAAAAGCGGAATACCGATCAGCTCGTTCAGTATCGCCACCAATAACGTCTACAAAGGTAAAGACGGGAACATGGTCGAGCAAACGGACTGGCACAAGGTGGTTACGTGGCGTAAGCTCGCGGAGATCAGCGGACAGTATCTGAAAAAGGGGTCTCTCGTATGCGTGGAGGGTCAGCTTAAAACCCGTTCGTGGGACGACAAAGACGGCGTCAAACGGTATATGACTGAGATCATAGCCGAAACGATGCAGATGCTTTCGTCTAAGAAAGGAACGGAACAGCAAGAATTGCTCACCCATGAGCAAGCGAATGACGAGCCCGTCGAAACAGACGAAGCAGAAACGCCGTCGAAAGACGATCTACCGTTCTAAAATATTCGTTGGTGTGTAACAATGGCGCCCTGTAAAAAATAACTTTACTACACAGGACGCACAGGGAATACGGAAAAGGAATCTCTGTGAAACTCTGTGTTCTCTGTGGCTAAAAAATTACAGGGCGCCATTATTTAAAAAAGTGAGGAAAGACTTTACGTGAATTATGCTTGCAGAATAGTATTTGTTTTTATACTTTCACGAACCTTTCTACACTAAAATAGAAAATTTTTTTAATCAAGGAGCGCATAAATGGCAGAAGAAGCAATTTTAATGGACAAAGATAAGAAAGCCTCGTTAGACCGGACTTTGCAGGAAATCGTCAAAGAATACGGCAAGGGCTCGATCATGAAATTAGGCGACCGCACGTCAGTTGGCGTGGACGTTTATTCCACCGGGTCGATCTCGGTTGATGCGGCATTGGGCGTGGGAGGAATTCCGCGCGGCCGAATTACAGAGATCTACGGTCCGGAAGCCAGCGGTAAAACGACTTTGTCGCTGCATATCATTGCCGAAGCGCAAAAAACGGGCGGCATTGCGGCATTTATTGATGCAGAACACGCGTTAGATGCGATATACGCAAAGCGGATAGGCGTAGACACGGAGAATCTACTCATTTCACAGCCGGATAACGGCGAACAGGCTTTGGAGATCACGGAACGACTCGTTCGCAGTAATGCGGTGGATGTGATCGTGATCGATTCGGTCGCGGCGCTCGTTCCGAGAAGCGAAATAGACGGCGAAATGGGCGATGCCACTATGGGCGTTCAGGCGCGTCTGATGAGCCAGGCGATGCGTAAACTGACTGGCGTGGTGAGTAAGTCTAAAACGTGCGTCATATTCATCAACCAGGTTCGAGATAAAATCGGTGTGATGTTTGGTAATCCGGAAACCACTACCGGCGGACGCGCACTGAAATTCTACACGTCGATTCGGGTTGATATCCGCCGAATTGGTCAGATCAAAGCCGGCGAGGCTATTGTTGGAAATCGAACTAAAGTGAAAATCGTCAAAAACAAACTCGCGCCTCCGTTCCGAGAAGCCGAAGTGGATCTCATGTATGGTACCGGGATTTCCAAAGAAGGCGACCTCATCGATCTTGCATCGAATATGAACATCGTTCAGAAGAGCGGAACGTGGTATGCGTTTGGCGACGAAAAGATCGGGCAGGGACGCGAAAACGCGAAACAGTTTCTGATCGATAACCCGGAAACTTCCAAAAAGATCGAATTGAAGATCCGGCAGGAATTGGGTTTGATTCCCTCGGCGCCGCAGGAAAAGGAAACGCCGAAGCAAAGTCCAAGCAGTTCCGAGAAAAAAAGTAAGTAGCATTCATGCCACTAAGACACTAAGGCACCAAGAGTCAATATTGAAATTTATTTTTTCTTCGTGTTGTTTTGTGACTTTGTGTCTTTGTGGCAACAAAATACGTAATTGTAAAAACAAATAATCATTAAAAATCAGGTGAAAGTATGGCAAAAGGAACATTAAATAAAGTAATGCTTATCGGCAGACTGGGCAAAGACCCGGAACTACGTTATACGCCGAGCGGGAGCGCCGTGGCAACGTTTAATATCGCTACGGACGAATCCTACAAAGACAAAGAGGGCAAAAAGGTCGAGAATACCGACTGGCACCGCGTCGTGGTGTGGAATAAACTCGCCGAGATTTGCGGGCAATATTTGAAGAAAGGCTCACTCGTCTACATCGAAGGCAAATTAAAGACACGCTCCTACGATGATAAAACAACCGGCGCGAAAAAATTCATTACCGAAGTAGTCGGTGATCAGATGAATATGCTGGGTGGGAAAGGCGATGGAGGAAGCGGGGACTACGTTCCGCCGCCAGGCGAAATGGATTCCAGCGCGCCGTCGGGCACTGCGGATTCATCGTCGGGCTCTTCCAATAACGACGATCTACCGTTTTAGCGGACAAGCATTGTCAAACAAAAATAAGCCGTCTCTGTCGAAGGGACGGTTTTTTTTTGACCACCCCCTCGGTCTCCCTCTTTGCGCGTCAGGAAATGAGTGAGTTTGTAAGTTTTTTTTGCGTAAGGAGGGGGCATGGTGTGGTTTGATGATTAAAGGCTGTCATCCTGAAGACTCTGCGGTCAGGCATTCAAGGACGAATACTGAAAAAATGGTTGTTTCTATATAAAGTGTGCTACTATACTTGCTGCCTAGCAAAATTCACTCTACTTCGCTACATCGACCGCTCTATATTCACGAATGACGGTGATCTTGACTTGTCCGGGGTATTCCAGTTCGCTTTCGATCTTGCGTGTAATATCATCCGCCAATATCATCATCTTATTATCATCCAGAATATTAAAATCAACAAGCACGCGAATTTCGCGTCCTGCCTGAATTGCATATGCTTTTAGTACGCCTGGAAATGACAGCGCGATGTCTTCCAGCTTGTGGAGCCGTTTTAGATAATTTTCCAATGCGTTTTTCTGTGAGCCTGGCCGTTCCTTACTTAGCATATTGGCAGTACTTACGATCACGGCGATCGGGTGCGCGGTGGTTGGGTTTTCATGATGTAAGAGAATCGCAAGCTGTACAGTTGCATTTTCTCCGTATTTGCGGGCGACATCAGCGCCGGCTGCGGCATGATGCTGGTCCGTTCGGTCTACGGCAAACCCGATGTCATGCAGAATCGCTGCACGTTTTGCCAATTGTACGTCAAAACCCAATTCTGCAGCAATCAGTCCCGCGATAGTTGCTGTTTCAATACTGTGCTGAAGCAAATTGAGTCCATGTTGAGTGCGGTATTTCAACTTTCCAAGCAGTTTAACGATCTCTATGTGGGTGCCGTGTATACTAACCTCAAATAGCGCTTCTTCGCCGGTGCTTATGATCAGTTCGTCCAGATCGCGTTTAGCTTTTTCGACTACGTCCTCGATACGGCCCGGGTGAATACGTCCGTCGGTGATCAGACTTTCCAATGCCATCTTGGCAATTTCTCTGCGAATCGGATCAAAGCCGGAGATCACGATCGTATTCGGCGTATCGTCAATTAGAATTTCACATCCCGTGATCGTTTCGAAAGCGCGGATGTTTCTGCCTTCACGGCCGATGATACGGCCTTTCATCTCATTGCTGGGCAATTTGATCGACGTGACGGTTGTTTCTATCGTATGATCCATCGAAGTCCGGTTGATCGCCTGCAGCAGCACATTTTTGATCTGTTCCTTAGCCGTTAATTGAGCCTGTTCCTTGATATTTCGAACAGCTTGCGCTGACTCCTGCTTAGCTTTTTCGGTCATATTATTCATTAGAACTCGTTTGGCATCCTCCGCGCTCATCCTTGCCATCTGCTCCAGCTTCTCATTTTCAGATTTGATCATCGCATCGAGTTGCTCGTTCTTCTTAGTTGTCTCTTCCATTTTGCTGTGGAGGAGCTGTTCACGGTTAAGAAAATCTTTTTCTTTGCGTGTGACCAGATCGCCTTTTTGTTCGATGTTGCGCTCGCGTTTGAGAAGTTCATCTTGCTGATTCTTAGTCTGAGCGCGTATGGCCTTGGTCTGTTCATCAAAATCCTGCTTCTTTCGGTACCACTCATCGGAAACTTCGATGAGTTTCTCTTTTTTTAGGTTTTCAGCGTCCACCGAGGCGGAGTTCAGTATTGTTTTCGCTTCATCTTCCGCTTCCCGGATACGCTTGGCCACTCTAATCTTGGTGGCGTAGAGTTGCCCGAAAATGAATGCAGCTACCGCTATAACAAGGCCGGATAGTATAAATATTGCTATGTCCATTTTTCCTCTATATCGTCGTTGGTTATGATCTGTATGTGTTTAAAAACAAAAAACCCCTGATATTACAACTTGGTTTGATCACCACAGCGGTAACAACAGGGTTCGAAATGTAAAGGTAGGAAATACTCGACGAAAAAATTACTTCTGCGAAAATAAGGATATTTCTTCTTCTTTATCTTCAACCGGGGCAGGCTCGGGTTTCTCGGTCACTCCCGCGTTCAGAGACTTAAGCAGTTTCTTTGCGCGCGATTCGTACGATTCGATTTGTAGCTTCTGTTCGTCCCGGGTTTTAAAGTATTCATCGGCGATATTGAGGGCGGCCAAAATGGCGACCTTAAGAGGGGACTTGATGGCTCCGCTCTTATTGATTTCTTTCATCTTCTGGTCGACAAATTGAGAAATTTTTTCGATGTGACCGGTGTCTGCATCACCTTTGATCACATATTCCGACCCGTAGATATTTACCTTAACAGTATTCTTGTCCACTGTTGTTTTTACACCTGTGGTGTATCGGTTAACTTGAATAAATAACTTTTTCTAATTGATCCAACTTTTGAACGACTTGCTCCAACCGGAACCGTATCTGATCGCGGCTATGCTGATCCATCGGATTCTGGTCGGATGCATTTGTTCTGAGTTGTTCAATATCTTCTTTCAAATTTTGATTTTCGGCTAAAATTAATTCTAACTGTTTTCGATGCTCACCGAGTGTCTGTTGTAATTCTTGCAACGACGCCTCTTTAGTTTTAAGAACTGCTTGCTGTCGCCGCAATATCTGCTCTTTTGCTTCCAGATCTTTATTCACGGATTCCAACGCCTCAGATAATCCGCTTTGGCTGTTTTCCACATCTGATCGGAGCCGGTCGCGTTCGGTTTTCGTTTCCTGCAATTCCCGCAGTAGTTCTACTGCTTTTATTTCCAGAAGGTCAAACTGGTTATTGGAAACCAGTTCAAGCGCAGCGATACTCGTCGTTTTGCTCTTCTTATTTTTGGCGGTTCCTTTCATCACGACGAGTTACTCTATTAGTTTATCTTAATTGTGCGCCAAAATCTTTTTCAACTTTTGAAATTACCGTCTTCAATGCGGCATCAATCTCTTCCTCGGTCAATGTTCGTTCTGGAGATTGAAACAGAAGCGAGAAAGCTAAACTTTTTTTATCCGATGCGATCTGGTCCCCGGTATATACATCAAAAACATCAAGCGATTCTAAATTCGCTCCGGCATTACCGCGAATAACATTCATGAGCGAGCCGGCAGAGATTGACTTATTAACTGTCAGAGCCAAATCTCGCTGAATAGATGGAAATCGCGATATCGGCTTAACTGCTTTTTTGAATCGGGCTAACTCTGATAACTTCGTATAATCCAATTCAAACGCCCAAACGTCCTTTTCAATGTCAAAGTGCCGTAGAATACTCTTTTGGATCTTTCCAATACGGCCCAGAAGATGTTTTCCTGAACAAATTTCCAAAGAGTTAGGTGCATACACCTCAATAAAATTATAGGGATTAAATTCAATAGAGTCAAGCATAAATTTTTGACAAATGCGCAGAATTACGCTCTTTAAGTCAAAAAAATCAAAAGGTTCTGATTGATGGCTCCAGTGAATTGGGTCGCGCATTCCTGTTGCGCATCCGCAGATTATTGTTTGTTCATCCGGTAATGGGTTGCCGACATTATGCAAATATATCTTACCGATCTCATACAGTTGGAGGTCATAGTTCTTTCTGAACAAGTTTCCCTTGATGATATCAAACAGGCTTGGGAGCAAAGAAGTACGCATAACGGACATATCTTCGCTGATTGGATTCATAATCTTCATGAATTGCCCTTCAGCCTGCGGTGATAGTACGAGCTGAGGCTTCGGATGAACCATCGAATTGGTTACAGCTTCTGAGAATCCAATTTCACGCATGGTTGCGCGAAGTTCTCTTGAGAGTCTTTCTGGTTTCGATTCTTCCGCTTCATAATTTACATATGCGCCGGTTGCGTTTGGAATTTGATCATATCCGTAAATACGGGCAATCTCCTCGATCAGGTCTTCTTCGACGTTCAGATCGAGCCTGAAACTCGGCGGTGTGACTTCAAATTCTCCGCCGCTTGTTTTATTTACGCGGCATTCCAATTTTTCTAATATTGAAACGGCGTCTTTCTCTGGAATAGTTAATCCGAGTAATTTATTTACTGCAGATGCTCGAAGTTTCACCGTTCGCGGCGCGCGGGGTTGTGCGACAACATCAATAACTCCGGACGCGATGGAACCACCGGCGCATTGCATGATGAGGTCTGTTGCGCGGTCGAGCGCTCGTAATGTTCCTTCCGTGTCAATTCCACGGCCAAATCGTCCCGATGCATCGGAGGTAATTCCAAGGAATTTAGAAGATCGACGTATCCGTTTTGAATTGAAATACGCCGATTCCAGCAAAACATTCTTTGTCTCATCGGAAATTTCGGAGTTTTTACCGCCCATGATGCCGCCGATAGCAATAGCGCGTTCCGAGTCGCAGATCATAACCGCTTCGTCGTTGAGTTCATGAAATTTTCCGTCGAGTGTCTGAAATTTTTCACCTGCTTTTGATTTTTTGACGATGATACGGTGGCCTTTGAGTTCATCATAATCAAACGCGTGCAATGGCTGGCCGCATTCGAGCATGACAAAATTGGTTATATCGACAATATTATTGATAGATCGTAATCCGACAGCTTCCAGTTTTTCGACGAGCCATTGCGGAGACGGTCCGATGGTCACGCCCTGCACAACGCGCGCGGCGTAGCGGGGACAACCATCCGCATCTTCAATTGCTACCGACGCAAGTGAAGTGACAGATTCATTACTTTCCGTAATCTTAGTTTCCGGAATTCTTAAAGGTTTATTTTCGATGACGGCTATTTCCCTTGCAATACCAAGCATATTTAAACAATCTGGGCGATTAGACGTCACGTCGATCTCAAATATGGTTTCTCCGAGTTTCATGAACTCCGTGAAGGCCTGGCCTATTTGATAGGATTGATGCATATCCAGTTCCCAAATTCCTGGAGATTTGTCTTTTTCGAATCCAAGTTCACTTTTTGAACAAATCATGCCGCTAGATTCTTCCCCCCGAATTTTAGCCTTTTTGATTTCAAATCCTCCCGGCATCATCGTACCGATAGTGGCGACAGCCACGAGCTGGCCTTCTTGTACGTTCGGCGCACCACAGACAATATTCAATAGGTCGTTTCCGATATCAACGCGGGTTAAAGACAATTTATCCGCGTTCGGATGTTTTGTGACTTCTATAACTTTGCCAATGATTACGCCTTTGAAAGGATCACGTTCAAAGATTTCTTCGACATTTAGTCCGTTCATCGTCAATCGATGCGCGAGATCGCGCATCGGCAGGGAAATATCAACATAGTTCCGTAACCAATTAAGAGATACTCTCATACTTACTCCGATTTTTTTTCGTCGCGATGTCTCATGCACGCCATTGCCGTCGACGCCATCGCTTTAATATTATTTTTTTTGCTGATAATCAAGTACAAATTCGATTTTGAGAATCATACCTATTTGCTTCAAAGTTTCTATATAAAATTTCATGAAAATATTCAATTGCATTTTTGTTATTTTGCTTGCAGATCGGTACAGAATACCAATAATGAGCTAATGTGGAGGTGATCTCCACACTTTGTGTGATCGTGGAGTGTATTATTTTCTGATTTTTTATTAAAATCAGTTGGGTATAAGAGTAAATCTATGTAAACAAAACCAGACTTAATCTTTGGAAACGCTAGAGTATTAGTAAAGTATTAATTTACAATATCTTAGTTAAGCTGTCACATTCTATTATCGAAAACAGAATGCAACTAAATGCATTAAATTTTACAAAAACATGACATACGTCATTGTTTGTGAAAAAAAACACAAGTATATTGAGTTTGTTGTGGAGATATTCCTAACACT
Proteins encoded:
- a CDS encoding phenylalanine--tRNA ligase subunit beta, with product MRVSLNWLRNYVDISLPMRDLAHRLTMNGLNVEEIFERDPFKGVIIGKVIEVTKHPNADKLSLTRVDIGNDLLNIVCGAPNVQEGQLVAVATIGTMMPGGFEIKKAKIRGEESSGMICSKSELGFEKDKSPGIWELDMHQSYQIGQAFTEFMKLGETIFEIDVTSNRPDCLNMLGIAREIAVIENKPLRIPETKITESNESVTSLASVAIEDADGCPRYAARVVQGVTIGPSPQWLVEKLEAVGLRSINNIVDITNFVMLECGQPLHAFDYDELKGHRIIVKKSKAGEKFQTLDGKFHELNDEAVMICDSERAIAIGGIMGGKNSEISDETKNVLLESAYFNSKRIRRSSKFLGITSDASGRFGRGIDTEGTLRALDRATDLIMQCAGGSIASGVIDVVAQPRAPRTVKLRASAVNKLLGLTIPEKDAVSILEKLECRVNKTSGGEFEVTPPSFRLDLNVEEDLIEEIARIYGYDQIPNATGAYVNYEAEESKPERLSRELRATMREIGFSEAVTNSMVHPKPQLVLSPQAEGQFMKIMNPISEDMSVMRTSLLPSLFDIIKGNLFRKNYDLQLYEIGKIYLHNVGNPLPDEQTIICGCATGMRDPIHWSHQSEPFDFFDLKSVILRICQKFMLDSIEFNPYNFIEVYAPNSLEICSGKHLLGRIGKIQKSILRHFDIEKDVWAFELDYTKLSELARFKKAVKPISRFPSIQRDLALTVNKSISAGSLMNVIRGNAGANLESLDVFDVYTGDQIASDKKSLAFSLLFQSPERTLTEEEIDAALKTVISKVEKDFGAQLR